The Flavivirga eckloniae genomic interval GATCCACCTTTTGTTGAAGGAACTAAATCTTTATTATGTCTTTCTATTCTTTTTTTGATATTATTGGTTTGACCTACATAATATCGGGAACGTTTTTGACTATATAATATATATACTACATACTCCATATCTTTATTGAGTGGTCACGCCTCAAGCGTGACGACCTCCGCGTCCCAAACGCGGCGCGATAATAACTCCTTCGGCGTCATCTTTGACCGGGCATAGACCTGCCACGCCTTAGCGTGGTACACCCCGAATCGGTTATCATTTTAGGACTGCAAATATAGTTTTTTTATTCATTTTGCAACTCATAAATATTAAAAATATTTATCCCTTTATACAATTAAAAACATATTCTCAAAAAAACTATAATTTAGCACATCTAAATCATACTATTTACTTGTGTATATTATAAGAAAAAGAATTGTTTTCGTATGTATTATTAGCTTTACCTTCTCTGCCCTAGGACAATCAAAAATTAAAGGAAAAGTTATTGATGGCGACAATAGTATCCCATTATCAAACGTACAAGTAACAAACCTCGACACCAAAAACAAGACAGTTTCTAATTCAAACGGAACTTTTGAAACCAGTGAAGCTGGCACATATTCATTAAAAAAAGAAGGATACCTCGAAAAGATTCTTGAATTAAAAAACGACACGTACCATATTATTCAGTTAAGCATTAACCCTTCCGAATTAAATGAAGTTATTATCAACTCAAATCATATTCCAGAAAAATTAAAAAAGGTAGCAACATCCACAAGTATTATTACCTTAAAAGATATTGAACTTGGCAACGATACTAATATAGCCCCTATTTTAAACAGGACTCCCGGTGTATTCATGCAAAGTGGAGCGCTTAACACCAATCGAATTACAATTCGAGGTATTGGTTCCAGAAACTTGTTTGGAACAGCAAAAATAAGAGCCTATTATAAAGACATCCCTTTAACAACAGGAAGCGGAGAAACTACCATTGAAGATTTTGAGCTACATACCATATCTCGATTCGAAATTATAAAAGGAGCCGCTTCCAGTATTTATGGTGCTGGTCTTGGGGGTACTATTCACCTAACCACAAAGAATGCCTTTACTAATCAATCCAATATAAGCAGCAAACTTTCTGCCGGCTCTTTTGGATTATTAAAAAGCATTATAAATGCAAACCATGGCACTACAACCAATAGTTTTAGAGCCGTTTATAGCAACACCCACAGTGATGGCTACCGCGAAAACAACACATACGATAGGCAAACCATGACTATAAACTCAAACCATTATTTAAGCCCAAAAAACGAACTCTCTTTTTTAGCCAGTTATATAGACTTAAAAGCATTTATACCCAGCTCGATCAACCAAGAAGACTATTTAAACAATCCTAAAACCGCTGCATTTACATGGAAAACAGCTCGTGGGTTCGAAGATTCCAAACGAGGCGTTTTCGGCCTGTCGTGGAATCACCAATACAACAAGAACATAAAACAAATAACGAGTATCTTCTCGTCTTTTTACGATGCCTACGAACCCAGACCTTTCAATATTTTAAAAGAAAACACCTTAGCAATAGGTATTAGAAGTCGAATTTTAGGAAATTCTAAACTTTTAGGAAAACCTTTTAACTGGACACTTGGCGGTGAATTGTTTAGAGATACCTACAAATCTAAAACTTTTGAAAACTTATATCGAGATTTCCCCGATGGTACCGGAAGTGTAGAAGGTAATAGTTTATCTAATTTCAAAGAAAAAAGAAATTATTACAACGCATTTTTTGAAACCATTTACGAACTTTCAGAAAAAACGACCCTAACCATAGGTTTAAATCTAAATCAGACGTCATACCAGTTAAAAGACAGATTCCCTATCACAGAAAATAATCCAGATCAATCCGGGAGTTTTACATTTAAACATATACTATCCCCAAAATTCGGCATATCCTATTTAGTCACAAAAAACATTAATGTTTATTCAAGTATTAGCCATGGCTTCTCTCCTATTACATTAAATGAAGCATTATTACCCGACGGACAAATAAACACAAATCTTAAACCAGAAACCGGATGGAATTACGAAATTGGCACACGAGGCACGATAATAAACGATCGCTTACAATTTAATTTAGCACTTTACCGTTTAGCTATAAAAAATCTTTTGGTTTCCCGTAGAACAGCTCAAGATGAATTTATCGGAATAAATGCCGGAAGCACAGAACATAACGGATTAGAATTAGCGTTAAATTACCAATGGCTTCAAAAAGACATTTTAACAATAAACTCATTTGCTAATTACACCCTAAATCATTTTAAATTCAAAAAATTTATTGATGGTGAAAATGATTTTTCGGGTAACGATTTAACAGGTGTACCTTCAGATGTTTTTAATGCAGGAGTCGATGTTGAATCATCATTTGGAATTTACGGTAACATAAACTTTCAATACGTAAGCGATATGCCTATTACCGATAGTAACGACCTATATTCAGACAATTACAGCTTAACAAACTTAAAAATGGGATATAACACATTTCTTAATAAAAAGCTAAACTTAAATATTTTCTTCGGTATAAATAATATCTTTGATAAAGCTTATGCATCTCAAATTTTAATAAATGCATCTGGTTTTAATGGAAATGCGCCAAGGTATTATTACCCTGGAAACCCTGTAAACTACTATACAGGAATACATATAAATTATACGTTTTAAAGCATCTTTAAACAAAAAAGCCATGAAAAATATCTCATCATTCTTAGCAATAATCCTTATATCATGTATCTCATGTGCCCAGCAAACGGAATCTGAAATAAAAGCTGATCCACCTGCTAATATTGATTATACCAACGAAGTCGTTGTCCCAGATTTAAACATTCCCTGGGGTATGGCTTTTTTACCAGACGGTAGTATGCTTATTACCGAAAAAGCCGGAGAACTCATACACTTTAAAAACGGTGTAAAAACAACCATTGCAGGATTGCCAGACATATACGTACGGGGCCAAGGTGGCTTAATGGATGTTAAACTGCACCCCGACTATCAAAACAACGGCTGGATTTATATCTCATACGGATCATCGGAAGGTGAAGGAGATGGTGGCAACACAGCCATTTTAAGAACCAAATTAAACAACAATACTTTAGTAGAAACGCAATTGCTTTATAAAGCAGGGCCAAATACTAAACGAGGGCAACATTGGGGATCTCGAATTGAATTCGACAACGAAGGGTATATGTATTTTTCTGTAGGAGATCGCGGCAACAGAGATGTAAATCCACAAGATTTAACTAGAGATTGCGGTAAAATATATAGATTAAAAGACGATGGTAGTATTCCAGATGACAACCCTTTTATAAATACAGCTAATGCTAAAACGGCGATTTACAGCTACGGACATAGAAACCCGCAAGGCATGGCAAAAAACCCATTTACTGGAGACATTTGGGTTAACGAACATGGTCCACGAGGAGGAGATGAAATCAACATTATACAAAAAGGAAAAAACTTTGGTTGGCCTGTTATTTCATACGGTATTAATTACGATGGTACCTCCTTTACAGATCTTACCGAAAAAGAAGGCATGGAGCAACCCCTATTCTATTGGGTACCTTCAATAGCTCCAAGTGGTATGACGTTTGTTTCTTCAGACAACTATCCCAACTGGAAAGGAAATGTATTAGTAGGTTCTCTAAAATTTGAATACTTAGAAAGACTTGTACTAGAAAACAACAAAGTAGTGAAACGCGAAAAACTTTTCGAAAACATAGGCCGTGTTAGAAGTGTTATTCAAGCGCCAGATGGCTACATTTATGCAGGAATTGAGGGTCTAGGTATTATAAAAATTGTTCCGAAAAATTAAAACAAATACATGAAATTAATCACCACGAGTTTAATAGCTCTATTCTCTGTAATAATCGTTTCTACAAACCAAAACCACAAACCACAAATAGACCCTTTAAAAGAAAGTATACAAAGAGGTAAAGAGATCTATACAGACTTTTGCGTAACATGCCATTTGCCAGATGGTAAAGGCGTAGAAAAGGTGTATCCCCCATTAGCCAATTCAGACTATCTTAAAAAAAATCGAGAAGCCAGTATTAGAGGTATTAAATACGGCCAAAAAGGGGCTATTGTTGTTAACGGAGAAACTTACGATGGCTACATGGCTCCCTTAGGATTAAGCGACGACGAAGTTGCAGATGTTATGAACTATATTACAAATAGTTGGGGAAACAAAAACGATAAAATAGTTACAGAAAAAGAAGTCTCGAAAGTTAAAAAATAAGCTGATTTTTCATATAAAATAACTTAACATTTAACTAACTTTGTAAAAGACTAACTAGAATAATATCAAGAATGCTTATAATCGGAATTGCAGGCGGTACTGGTTGTGGAAAAACTACTGTTGTAGACCAGATATTAAATGAACTTCCCGAAGGAGAAGTGGGCGTGATTTCACAGGATTCCTATTACAAAGACACCTCACATTTATCTTATGATGAACGTGTGAAAATAAATTTTGATCACCCGCGCTCAATCGATTTCGATCTTTTAGCCAAACATTTAAAAGAGCTCAAAAACAACAAGCCCATACACCAACCTGTGTATTCTTTTGTTAAACATAATAGAACTGGAGATACCATTTTAACCCATCCCAGAAAAGTTATGATCGTTGAAGGTATTTTAATTTTAACAAACCCGGAATTACGGGATATGTTTGATATTAAAATATTTGTACATGCCGACACAGACGAACGTTTAATAAGACGTTTAAAGCGTGATATCTCAGAACGAGGTAGAGATTTAGATGAAGTTTTAGGACGTTACCAAACAACGCTAAAACCTATGCACGATCAATTTATTGAACCCATGAAAGAATATGCAGATATTATAATACCAAATAACAAATACAACACAGTAGCTGTAGATATTGTTAAAACCATAATAAACGATAAACTATAAATGGCATTATTTAAACATAAATTTTTTAAACCCTTTAAAAATTGGTTTACCCTAATTTTAGTCTCTTTTATAGTTTGGATGCTGTTTTTCGATGATAATTCATGGATATTACACCACGAATTAAACACAGATATTGAAGCCTTAGAAAACGAAAAAGAATATTATAAAAAAGAAATAGAAAAGGATAACAAAGCCATAAAAAAACTACGTACAGAAGATGGCTTAGAAAAATTTGCGCGTGAAGAATACTATATGAAACGCGATAATGAAGAAATCTATATTATTGAATACGAAGACAGTTTAAAAGCTAAGAAAAATGAGTAATAAGTTGTTTAATGAATTCGATTCTGTTTCAGCCAAACAATGGAAACAAAAAATACAGTTCGATTTAAAAGGAGCCGATTATAACGATACCCTTGTTTGGAAAACCAATGAAGATATATCTGTAAAACCATTTTACCATGCAGATGATCTTAAAGAACATGCTAAAGTTTCAAATACAGAAACCACCACATGGAAAATATGCCAATCTATTTTTGTAGCCGATGTTAAAAGATCTAACGAAAAAGCCATAGACGCTATAAAAAAAGGAGCAGAAAGCATTAAATTTATTATTCCTTCGGAAGACATTTCAATTAACGATTTATTACAAAACATTAATCCAGAATCAACACCGCTTTATTTTGAATTACAATTCCTTTCCAAAGCATACGTAAAACAATTAACAGCCAGCTCCAATACTGGAATCTATATCCATACAGATATTATTGGAAATTTGGCAAAAAGCGGAAACTGGCACCATAATTTAAACGACGATTTTTCTAAGTTTGAAGCCATAACAACCCATACAAAACAAGCTGCGATTAATGCCTCCCTGTACCAAAATGCAGGGGCAAATATCGTTCAACAACTGGCATACGCATTGGCACACGCTAACGAATACTTAAATCATTTCGAAAACAACAAAGACATTCTACCCATATTAGAAGTAACCTTTAATGTATCGGTTGGAACAAACTACTTTTTCGAAATTGCAAAACTACGTGCCTTACGAATGCTTTGGGATACATTAGCAAAAGCATATCAAGCAAATCCAAATTGCTATATTCTGGCAACCCCAACAAAACGAAACAAAACATTATACGATTATAACACCAATACACTCCGCACCACTACCGAATGCATGAGTGCTATTCTCGGAGGCGCTAACAGCATCAATAATTTACCTTACGATGCCATCTACCATAAAGACAATGCTTTTGGAGAACGTATAGCCAGAAACCAATTATTAGTTTTAAAACACGAAAGTTATTTCGATGTTGTAAACAACCCCTCAGATGGTGCTTATTATATAGAATCACTAACAAATCAATTAACTGAAAAGGCTTTAGATTTGTTTAAAAACATTGAAAAAAACGGTGGCTTTTTAAAACAGTTGAAAGATGGCACCATTCAACGAAAAATAAAAGAAAGCGCTACAAAAGAAGATCAACAATTTGATGCAGGAGAAAACATTTTATTGGGTACTAACAAACATCCAAATGCAGAAGACAAAATGAAACACGAGTTAGAACTCTATCCTTTTGTAAAAACAAACCAAAGAAAAACATTGATCGAACCCATAATTGAAAAACGATTAGCAGAAAAAATAGAACAAGAACGACTAAAAACTGAATCTTAAAATGACCAAAAATTTTAACTTTATTACGCTTTTTTTATTAGTACTTACTTTATTAAACTGTAAAAACGAAAACAAATTTTCGGAATACAAATATGCCGATTATAATATCGTATTAACATGCGACGATTTTAATTCTAAGCTGTATCATGAAGCATTATATTCTTTTGAAAACGATATTTTAAAATTCTACAGCAAAACAAACAAAAATATATCTCAAACCCAAGCCTACAGCCAATTTGTAAGAACGACTGTTTATGGAAGAACAAAATTCGAAGATATTGTCTCCGCACATACCCTTAAAGTATTCGAAGCATTAAAAAGCGAAAATATCTTATGGAATGTCAATAACGTTAAAAGTCATTTAAATTATAACAGCCCTATAGTAAGTTGTATAGCAAGTAAAATACAAGATGCTGCTTTAAAAACAACTTTCAACTCACTTGTATCAACCAATAGTATGAGTCCGAAACTGTTTGGAGCCCCTCTAATGAGCAAATACAGATCAGCTATAAAAGATAAATATCTGGCAACTTACATTGCGTTAGATTTGTTTTATGCAAAACTTTTTGATGTCGATTTTTCTAAAGTTAACCTAAACAAACCTGAGTCGAAAGTAGATTTTAATAAGAAACCCCAATAGTTTTGAGAAAGGATCTTCAACATATCGAAATAAATAGCGAGCAAAAAAAATCGAACTCCGAAACATTAGATTTTTTTTCAACCGCCGAAGGCATCAAAGTTAAATCATCTTACACAAAAGATGATATTAAAGATTTGGAACACCTCGGATTTGTTGCAGGAATAGCACCAAACCTAAGGGGACCATACAGCACAATGTATGTTAGAAGACCCTGGACTATTAGGCAATACGCTGGCTTTAGTACAGCAGAAGAGAGCAATGCTTTTTACAGGCGTAATCTAGCAGCTGGACAAAAAGGACTTTCTGTTGCATTCGACCTGCCAACCCACAGAGGTTACGATAGTGACCATGAACGTGTAGTTGGCGATGTAGGAAAAGCTGGTGTTGCTATTGATTCGGTTGAAGACATGAAAATTCTCTTCGACCAAATCCCGCTAGACAAAATGTCGGTTTCTATGACCATGAATGGTGCTGTATTACCCATTATGGCATTTTATATTGTTGCTGCCGAAGAACAAGGTGTAAAACCAGAACAACTAGCCGGTACTATTCAAAACGATATTTTAAAGGAGTTTATGGTACGTAATACGTACATATATCCACCTACACCTTCAATGAAAATTATTTCGGATATTTTTGATTACACCAGTAAAAACATGCCTAAATTCAACAGCATTAGCATATCAGGATACCATATGCAAGAAGCTGGTGCCACTTGCGATATAGAATTAGCTTATACTCTGGCAGACGGTCTTGAATATATAAGAAAAGGACTTGCTGCCGGCATGGATATCGATACCTTTGCGCCTCGCCTATCTTTCTTTTGGGCTATAGGTATGAATCACTTTATGGAGATTGCCAAAATGCGCGCAGCACGTATGCTTTGGGCTAAACTGGTGAAACAATTTAATCCGAAAAACCCTAAATCCTTGGCATTACGTACCCATTGCCAAACCAGCGGTTGGAGTTTAACAGAACAAGACCCATTTAACAATATAGCCAGAACAACTATAGAAGCAGCAGCCGCAGCTTTTGGAGGCACACAAAGTTTGCATACCAATGCGTTAGACGAAGCCATCGCTTTACCAACCGATTTTTCTGCACGTATAGCCAGAAATACACAAATATATCTACAAGAAGAAACAAAAATTACCAAAACTGTCGATCCTTGGGCCGGAAGCTATTATGTAGAAAAATTAACCCATGATATTGCCCAGAAAGCATGGGCTTTAATTGAAGAAGTTGAAGACTTAGGAGGAATGACAAAAGCTATCGAAGCCGGTATTCCCAAAATACGAATTGAAGAAGCAGCCGCTAAAAAACAAGCTCGTATTGATTCCGGACAGGATATTATTGTTGGGGTTAATAAATACAGACTCGAAGAAGAAGATATTATTTCTACGCTCGAAGTCGACAACC includes:
- a CDS encoding TonB-dependent receptor, which encodes MYIIRKRIVFVCIISFTFSALGQSKIKGKVIDGDNSIPLSNVQVTNLDTKNKTVSNSNGTFETSEAGTYSLKKEGYLEKILELKNDTYHIIQLSINPSELNEVIINSNHIPEKLKKVATSTSIITLKDIELGNDTNIAPILNRTPGVFMQSGALNTNRITIRGIGSRNLFGTAKIRAYYKDIPLTTGSGETTIEDFELHTISRFEIIKGAASSIYGAGLGGTIHLTTKNAFTNQSNISSKLSAGSFGLLKSIINANHGTTTNSFRAVYSNTHSDGYRENNTYDRQTMTINSNHYLSPKNELSFLASYIDLKAFIPSSINQEDYLNNPKTAAFTWKTARGFEDSKRGVFGLSWNHQYNKNIKQITSIFSSFYDAYEPRPFNILKENTLAIGIRSRILGNSKLLGKPFNWTLGGELFRDTYKSKTFENLYRDFPDGTGSVEGNSLSNFKEKRNYYNAFFETIYELSEKTTLTIGLNLNQTSYQLKDRFPITENNPDQSGSFTFKHILSPKFGISYLVTKNINVYSSISHGFSPITLNEALLPDGQINTNLKPETGWNYEIGTRGTIINDRLQFNLALYRLAIKNLLVSRRTAQDEFIGINAGSTEHNGLELALNYQWLQKDILTINSFANYTLNHFKFKKFIDGENDFSGNDLTGVPSDVFNAGVDVESSFGIYGNINFQYVSDMPITDSNDLYSDNYSLTNLKMGYNTFLNKKLNLNIFFGINNIFDKAYASQILINASGFNGNAPRYYYPGNPVNYYTGIHINYTF
- a CDS encoding c-type cytochrome, whose product is MKLITTSLIALFSVIIVSTNQNHKPQIDPLKESIQRGKEIYTDFCVTCHLPDGKGVEKVYPPLANSDYLKKNREASIRGIKYGQKGAIVVNGETYDGYMAPLGLSDDEVADVMNYITNSWGNKNDKIVTEKEVSKVKK
- the scpA gene encoding methylmalonyl-CoA mutase; amino-acid sequence: MRKDLQHIEINSEQKKSNSETLDFFSTAEGIKVKSSYTKDDIKDLEHLGFVAGIAPNLRGPYSTMYVRRPWTIRQYAGFSTAEESNAFYRRNLAAGQKGLSVAFDLPTHRGYDSDHERVVGDVGKAGVAIDSVEDMKILFDQIPLDKMSVSMTMNGAVLPIMAFYIVAAEEQGVKPEQLAGTIQNDILKEFMVRNTYIYPPTPSMKIISDIFDYTSKNMPKFNSISISGYHMQEAGATCDIELAYTLADGLEYIRKGLAAGMDIDTFAPRLSFFWAIGMNHFMEIAKMRAARMLWAKLVKQFNPKNPKSLALRTHCQTSGWSLTEQDPFNNIARTTIEAAAAAFGGTQSLHTNALDEAIALPTDFSARIARNTQIYLQEETKITKTVDPWAGSYYVEKLTHDIAQKAWALIEEVEDLGGMTKAIEAGIPKIRIEEAAAKKQARIDSGQDIIVGVNKYRLEEEDIISTLEVDNQTVRNQQIERLDQIRANRDPEKVNKALSKLTEAAKFSLNSEDAEFQAGKNLLALAVEAARERATLGEISDALEAVFGRYKAQIKSFSGVYSKEIKNDESFKKAQQLADIFAEQDGRRPRIMIAKMGQDGHDRGAKVVATGYADVGFDVDIGPLFQTPQEAAKQAVENDVHVLGVSSLAAGHKTLVPQVINALKAYGRDDIMVIVGGVIPKQDYQYLFDAGAIAVFGPGTKISDAAIKILQILID
- a CDS encoding FtsB family cell division protein encodes the protein MALFKHKFFKPFKNWFTLILVSFIVWMLFFDDNSWILHHELNTDIEALENEKEYYKKEIEKDNKAIKKLRTEDGLEKFAREEYYMKRDNEEIYIIEYEDSLKAKKNE
- a CDS encoding PQQ-dependent sugar dehydrogenase; translation: MKNISSFLAIILISCISCAQQTESEIKADPPANIDYTNEVVVPDLNIPWGMAFLPDGSMLITEKAGELIHFKNGVKTTIAGLPDIYVRGQGGLMDVKLHPDYQNNGWIYISYGSSEGEGDGGNTAILRTKLNNNTLVETQLLYKAGPNTKRGQHWGSRIEFDNEGYMYFSVGDRGNRDVNPQDLTRDCGKIYRLKDDGSIPDDNPFINTANAKTAIYSYGHRNPQGMAKNPFTGDIWVNEHGPRGGDEINIIQKGKNFGWPVISYGINYDGTSFTDLTEKEGMEQPLFYWVPSIAPSGMTFVSSDNYPNWKGNVLVGSLKFEYLERLVLENNKVVKREKLFENIGRVRSVIQAPDGYIYAGIEGLGIIKIVPKN
- the udk gene encoding uridine kinase, whose protein sequence is MLIIGIAGGTGCGKTTVVDQILNELPEGEVGVISQDSYYKDTSHLSYDERVKINFDHPRSIDFDLLAKHLKELKNNKPIHQPVYSFVKHNRTGDTILTHPRKVMIVEGILILTNPELRDMFDIKIFVHADTDERLIRRLKRDISERGRDLDEVLGRYQTTLKPMHDQFIEPMKEYADIIIPNNKYNTVAVDIVKTIINDKL
- a CDS encoding methylmalonyl-CoA mutase subunit beta, whose translation is MSNKLFNEFDSVSAKQWKQKIQFDLKGADYNDTLVWKTNEDISVKPFYHADDLKEHAKVSNTETTTWKICQSIFVADVKRSNEKAIDAIKKGAESIKFIIPSEDISINDLLQNINPESTPLYFELQFLSKAYVKQLTASSNTGIYIHTDIIGNLAKSGNWHHNLNDDFSKFEAITTHTKQAAINASLYQNAGANIVQQLAYALAHANEYLNHFENNKDILPILEVTFNVSVGTNYFFEIAKLRALRMLWDTLAKAYQANPNCYILATPTKRNKTLYDYNTNTLRTTTECMSAILGGANSINNLPYDAIYHKDNAFGERIARNQLLVLKHESYFDVVNNPSDGAYYIESLTNQLTEKALDLFKNIEKNGGFLKQLKDGTIQRKIKESATKEDQQFDAGENILLGTNKHPNAEDKMKHELELYPFVKTNQRKTLIEPIIEKRLAEKIEQERLKTES
- a CDS encoding GIY-YIG nuclease family protein, which produces MEYVVYILYSQKRSRYYVGQTNNIKKRIERHNKDLVPSTKGGSPWKLIKTLEVTNRSEALKLENKIKKRGAKRYLEDNQFGV